From one Streptomyces sp. N50 genomic stretch:
- a CDS encoding aldo/keto reductase encodes MPFARLATATTPTSHIGLGLAAVGRPGYINLGREKDLGETRTVEALRTRTHELLDAAYAQGVRYFDAARSYGRSEEFLADWLKSHPDRDDIVVGSKWGYTYTADWSADAETHEVKDHSVQTYDRQRAETANLLGDRLDLYQIHSVTPDSPALTDKELHAKLAELAATGVTIGFSTSGPAQADAIRAALAVTVDGEPLFRTVQSTYNALETSAGPVLAEAHDAGLAVIVKEGMANGRLAEPYAPDALKAVAEETSLGTDAIALALILREPWAGVALSGAATAGQLASNLHAAVVDLDEDQLARLGALAEDPHAYWEKRGQLPWH; translated from the coding sequence ATGCCCTTCGCCCGACTGGCCACAGCAACAACCCCCACCAGCCACATCGGACTGGGCCTCGCCGCAGTAGGCCGCCCCGGCTACATCAACCTGGGCCGAGAAAAAGACCTCGGAGAGACCCGCACCGTAGAAGCCCTCCGCACCCGAACCCACGAACTCCTGGACGCCGCCTACGCACAAGGCGTCCGCTACTTCGACGCCGCCCGCTCCTACGGCCGCTCCGAGGAGTTCCTGGCCGACTGGCTGAAATCCCACCCCGACCGGGACGACATCGTGGTCGGCAGCAAGTGGGGCTACACCTACACCGCGGACTGGTCGGCGGACGCCGAGACGCACGAGGTCAAGGACCACAGCGTCCAGACCTACGACCGCCAGCGCGCCGAGACCGCGAACCTCCTCGGCGACCGCCTCGACCTCTACCAGATCCACTCGGTGACCCCGGACAGCCCGGCCCTCACCGACAAGGAACTCCACGCGAAACTGGCCGAGTTGGCGGCGACGGGCGTGACCATCGGCTTCTCCACCAGTGGCCCCGCCCAGGCGGACGCCATCCGAGCCGCCCTCGCCGTGACGGTCGACGGCGAACCCCTCTTCCGTACGGTCCAGTCGACGTACAACGCCCTGGAGACCTCGGCGGGCCCGGTCCTGGCAGAGGCGCATGACGCCGGCCTCGCGGTGATCGTCAAGGAGGGCATGGCCAACGGCAGGCTCGCGGAACCGTACGCGCCGGACGCCCTGAAGGCCGTGGCCGAAGAGACCTCACTCGGCACGGACGCGATCGCCCTGGCCCTGATCCTGCGTGAGCCGTGGGCGGGCGTGGCCCTCTCGGGCGCGGCGACGGCAGGGCAACTGGCCTCCAACCTGCACGCGGCGGTCGTGGACCTCGACGAGGACCAGCTGGCCCGCCTCGGCGCGCTGGCCGAGGACCCGCACGCGTACTGGGAGAAGCGCGGACAGCTGCCCTGGCACTGA
- the argH gene encoding argininosuccinate lyase: protein MSSNSGDVRLWGGRFADGPAEALAKLSASVHFDWRLAPYDIAGSRAHARVLHKANLLTDDELNRMLAGLDQLAANVADGSLVGTIADEDVHTALERGLLEILGPDLGGKLRAGRSRNDQVATLFRMYLRDHARAIGGLIADLQDALVGLAEAHSDVAMPGRTHLQHAQPVLFAHHMLAHVQPLSRDAERLRQWDERTAVSPYGSGALAGSSLGLDPESVAKDLGFEHGSVANSIDGTASRDFVAEFAFITAMIGVNLSRIAEEIIIWNTKEFSFVTLHDAFSTGSSIMPQKKNPDIAELARGKSGRLIGNLTGLMATLKALPLAYNRDLQEDKEPVFDSIDQLEVLLPAFTGMMATLTIHRDRMEELAPAGFSLATDIAEWLVRQGVPFRVAHEVAGECVKVAESEGIELDGLTDDQFAKISPHLTPEVRSVLNVPGALASRNARGGTAPSAVAIQLAEVKRDVETQHAWSTAKS from the coding sequence GTGAGCAGCAACAGCGGTGACGTACGGCTCTGGGGCGGTCGTTTCGCCGACGGTCCCGCCGAGGCCCTGGCGAAGCTGTCCGCGTCCGTCCACTTCGACTGGCGGCTCGCGCCCTACGACATCGCCGGTTCCCGCGCCCACGCGCGCGTGCTGCACAAGGCGAACCTCCTCACGGACGACGAGCTGAACCGCATGCTCGCGGGCCTGGACCAGCTCGCAGCGAACGTCGCCGACGGCTCCCTCGTCGGCACGATCGCCGACGAGGACGTCCATACGGCCCTGGAACGCGGCCTGTTGGAGATCCTCGGCCCCGACCTCGGCGGCAAGCTGCGCGCGGGCCGCTCCCGCAACGACCAGGTCGCGACCCTCTTCCGGATGTACCTGCGCGACCACGCCCGCGCGATCGGCGGCCTCATCGCCGATCTCCAGGACGCGCTGGTCGGCCTGGCGGAGGCTCACTCCGACGTGGCGATGCCCGGCCGCACCCACCTCCAGCACGCCCAGCCGGTGCTGTTCGCCCACCACATGCTGGCCCACGTGCAACCGCTGTCCCGGGACGCGGAACGCCTGCGCCAGTGGGACGAGCGCACGGCGGTCTCGCCCTACGGCTCGGGCGCACTGGCAGGCTCTTCCCTCGGCCTGGACCCGGAGTCGGTGGCGAAGGACCTCGGCTTCGAGCACGGTTCGGTCGCCAACTCGATCGACGGCACGGCCTCGCGTGACTTCGTCGCCGAGTTCGCCTTCATCACGGCGATGATCGGGGTGAACCTCTCCCGGATCGCCGAGGAGATCATCATCTGGAACACGAAGGAGTTCTCCTTCGTGACCCTGCACGACGCGTTCTCCACGGGTTCGTCGATCATGCCGCAGAAGAAGAACCCGGACATCGCGGAACTGGCGCGAGGCAAGTCCGGCCGCCTGATCGGCAACCTGACGGGCCTGATGGCAACGCTCAAGGCCCTCCCGTTGGCCTACAACCGCGACCTCCAGGAGGACAAGGAGCCGGTCTTCGACTCCATCGACCAGCTCGAGGTCCTGCTCCCGGCGTTCACCGGCATGATGGCCACCCTCACCATCCACCGCGACCGCATGGAAGAACTGGCCCCGGCCGGCTTCTCCCTCGCCACGGACATCGCCGAGTGGCTGGTCAGGCAGGGCGTCCCCTTCCGGGTGGCCCACGAGGTCGCCGGCGAGTGCGTCAAGGTCGCCGAGTCCGAGGGCATCGAACTGGACGGCCTGACGGACGACCAGTTCGCCAAGATCTCCCCCCACCTCACCCCCGAGGTCCGCTCGGTCCTCAACGTCCCCGGCGCCCTCGCCTCCCGCAACGCCCGAGGCGGCACGGCCCCGAGCGCGGTGGCGATCCAACTGGCGGAAGTGAAGCGGGATGTGGAGACCCAGCACGCCTGGTCAACAGCCAAGAGCTAA
- a CDS encoding L,D-transpeptidase, with protein MRPGVLALASASLLLLLGAVPAHAVEPPSPSSLADTGGGSQLILAEAPHANSTVGTLSWWERRGGVWVKAGSAAARFGAKGLVEGGSRKQGSSTTPTGLYDLPYAFGIKAAPGGTRAKYRRVGGSSWWCEDTRSRVYNRWSEPLASDCRASESERLISYPTQYAYGFVVGFNYAKPVKGRGAGIFLHVNGRGATAGCVSVPGDAMRRILAWVVPGRGPHIAIGTVSGATAIARY; from the coding sequence ATGCGTCCCGGTGTCCTCGCCCTTGCGTCCGCGTCCCTTCTTCTGCTGCTCGGTGCGGTGCCCGCGCATGCGGTGGAGCCTCCGTCGCCCTCGTCGCTCGCGGATACCGGGGGTGGGAGTCAGCTGATCCTGGCGGAGGCGCCGCATGCCAACTCCACTGTCGGGACGTTGAGTTGGTGGGAGCGGCGGGGTGGGGTGTGGGTCAAGGCCGGTTCTGCCGCTGCTCGGTTCGGGGCGAAAGGGCTCGTTGAGGGTGGGTCCCGTAAGCAGGGGTCCTCCACGACTCCCACGGGGTTGTACGACCTGCCGTATGCCTTCGGGATCAAGGCGGCTCCGGGTGGGACCCGCGCCAAGTACCGGCGGGTGGGCGGGAGTTCGTGGTGGTGTGAGGACACTCGGTCTCGGGTCTACAACCGGTGGAGTGAGCCCCTGGCGAGTGATTGCAGGGCGTCGGAGTCCGAGCGGTTGATCTCGTATCCGACCCAGTATGCGTACGGGTTTGTCGTTGGGTTCAATTACGCCAAGCCGGTGAAGGGGCGGGGGGCTGGGATCTTTTTGCATGTCAACGGGCGTGGGGCTACCGCCGGTTGTGTGTCTGTGCCGGGGGATGCGATGCGGAGGATTCTTGCGTGGGTTGTTCCTGGGCGGGGGCCGCATATTGCTATCGGGACGGTTAGCGGGGCTACGGCCATTGCTCGGTACTGA
- a CDS encoding HAMP domain-containing sensor histidine kinase: MRGPRWPHTLRARLTAGLVVLLAVSCAAVGVAAVIELDGFLTGRLDQQLTEVGTQFPASLEHQGQTLTDHDADDRERGDTRRQAPGTFGARLVDGTVTNAAVVPADKDDTTTDLKVTLTARDRRELAAVPADGRARTLHLSSLDRYRVLASEGRDGDVLITGLPLESVEATVHRLETVEAIVFGAALLITGFAGALWVRWSLRPLSRVAATATRVSELPLASGEVTLPPRAPESDPRSEVGRLAGAFNRMLGHVEDALTHRHASEERLRSFAADASHELRTPVASIRGHAELALLHPDPVPPKVTRALERIASESTRMGVMVDEMLLLARLDAGRPLERSPVDLTHLVLDAISDARAAGPDHRWTLQLPEEPVTVTGDAHRLQQLLANLLANARLHTPVGTKVTVTVETGDGVTYLVVHDDGPGVPPEIQPGVFERFTRADRRRTEGGGGGAGLGLSIVAAVAEAHGGSVTLESHPGATTFTVKLPSGGRT, translated from the coding sequence ATGCGGGGACCGCGCTGGCCGCACACCCTGCGGGCACGGCTGACGGCGGGCCTGGTCGTACTCCTCGCGGTCAGCTGCGCGGCCGTAGGGGTGGCCGCGGTGATCGAACTGGACGGCTTCCTCACCGGCCGCCTCGACCAGCAGCTGACCGAGGTCGGGACCCAGTTCCCGGCCAGCCTGGAGCACCAGGGCCAGACACTCACGGACCACGACGCCGACGACCGGGAACGCGGCGACACCCGCCGCCAGGCACCGGGCACGTTCGGCGCCCGCCTGGTCGACGGCACCGTCACCAACGCGGCGGTCGTGCCCGCCGACAAGGACGACACCACGACCGACCTGAAGGTCACCCTGACCGCGCGGGACCGGCGGGAACTCGCCGCCGTACCGGCCGACGGCAGGGCCCGCACCCTCCACCTCTCCTCCCTGGACAGATACCGCGTCCTCGCCTCCGAGGGCCGGGACGGCGACGTACTGATCACCGGCCTGCCACTGGAGTCGGTGGAGGCCACCGTCCACCGGCTGGAGACGGTCGAGGCGATCGTCTTCGGCGCCGCCCTCCTGATCACCGGCTTCGCGGGCGCGCTCTGGGTCCGCTGGTCGCTACGCCCCCTCAGCCGCGTCGCCGCCACGGCCACCCGGGTCAGTGAACTCCCGCTGGCCAGTGGGGAGGTGACCCTGCCGCCCCGGGCACCCGAGTCCGATCCGCGCAGCGAGGTGGGCCGCCTCGCCGGTGCCTTCAACCGCATGCTCGGCCATGTCGAGGACGCGCTCACCCACCGGCACGCCAGCGAGGAACGCCTCCGCAGCTTCGCCGCCGACGCGAGCCACGAACTGCGCACACCGGTGGCGTCGATCCGGGGCCACGCCGAACTCGCCCTGCTGCACCCGGACCCCGTCCCGCCCAAGGTCACCCGGGCACTGGAACGCATCGCGTCCGAGTCCACCCGCATGGGCGTCATGGTCGACGAGATGCTCCTCCTCGCCCGCCTCGACGCGGGCCGCCCCCTGGAACGCAGCCCGGTCGACCTCACCCACCTCGTCCTCGACGCGATCTCCGACGCCCGAGCCGCCGGCCCCGACCACCGCTGGACCCTCCAACTCCCCGAGGAACCGGTCACGGTCACAGGCGACGCCCACCGCCTCCAACAACTCCTGGCCAACCTGCTGGCCAACGCCCGTCTGCACACACCGGTCGGCACAAAGGTGACGGTGACCGTGGAGACGGGCGACGGCGTGACCTACTTGGTGGTCCACGACGACGGCCCGGGAGTCCCGCCCGAGATCCAACCGGGAGTCTTCGAACGCTTCACCCGAGCGGACCGCCGCCGAACAGAGGGCGGCGGAGGAGGAGCGGGCCTCGGCCTGTCGATCGTGGCGGCGGTGGCGGAGGCACACGGGGGAAGCGTGACCCTGGAAAGCCACCCGGGGGCGACGACGTTCACGGTGAAACTTCCATCAGGCGGACGCACCTAG
- a CDS encoding response regulator transcription factor: MNTTRSGRPALTRPDGTPVRVLVVDDDPDLAEVLSGALRYEGWEVRAAGDGASALAGARELRPDAVVLDVMLPDTDGFAVLRSLHEVKPDVCVLFLTARDTVEDRIAGITAGGDDYVTKPFSLEEVVARLRGLLRRAGMARQQEEGPRMTVGDLVMDEEAREVTRAGDLVELSPTEFELLRFLMRNPRRVLSKAQILDRVWSYDFGGQAHVVELYISYLRKKVDAGRAPMIHTVRGAGYVLKPVP; the protein is encoded by the coding sequence ATGAACACGACCCGCTCCGGCCGACCGGCCCTCACCCGCCCCGACGGCACCCCCGTGCGCGTCCTCGTCGTCGACGACGACCCCGACCTCGCCGAGGTGCTGTCCGGCGCCCTGCGCTACGAGGGCTGGGAGGTCCGCGCGGCCGGCGACGGCGCCTCCGCGCTCGCCGGGGCGCGCGAGCTGCGGCCCGACGCCGTCGTCCTCGACGTGATGCTCCCGGACACCGACGGCTTCGCCGTGCTGCGCTCCCTGCACGAGGTGAAGCCCGATGTCTGCGTCCTTTTCCTCACCGCCCGGGACACCGTCGAGGACCGCATCGCCGGCATCACAGCGGGCGGCGACGACTACGTCACCAAGCCCTTCAGCCTGGAGGAGGTCGTGGCCCGGCTGCGCGGACTGCTGCGCCGCGCGGGCATGGCCCGCCAGCAGGAGGAGGGCCCCCGGATGACTGTCGGGGACCTGGTCATGGACGAGGAGGCCCGCGAGGTCACCCGCGCGGGCGACCTCGTCGAGCTGTCGCCGACCGAGTTCGAGCTCCTCCGCTTCCTCATGCGCAACCCGCGCCGCGTCCTCAGCAAGGCCCAGATCCTCGACCGCGTCTGGTCCTACGACTTCGGCGGCCAGGCCCATGTCGTCGAGCTGTACATCTCGTACCTGCGCAAGAAGGTGGACGCGGGCCGCGCCCCCATGATCCACACCGTGCGCGGGGCCGGGTACGTGCTCAAGCCGGTGCCCTGA
- a CDS encoding ferredoxin reductase family protein, giving the protein MTTVYERRAAPPVAPAPRRSPAGAVLGLLWAGAAAAVALWWADTGSVVGAAGWLTGIGRIAGLLCGYSCAVLVGLMARVPLLERRVGSDRVARWHAMAGRYTVCLLVVHVVFILLGYAAQDRASIVHEAVTVVLDYPDMLKATFGAAVLFAVGITSARAARRRVSYEFWYYVHLLTYVAVFLAFFHQLSLGNEFNGHAGATDAWYALYLGVAALVLWYRILAPVRLNLRHRLRVESVHREAPGVYSVVVRGRHVDELGAQAGQFFRWRFFGEGMGWTSTPYSLSAPPRRDLLRITVKALGDHSAAVPLLRPGARVWAEGPYGSLTAERRTAQRSLLIAAGVGITPLRALFETLPGEVTLLYRARSAQDLALGAELEAIAQWRGAKVLYALNGPQGQRPSLGATALRQAVPDLAGHDVYICGPHAFAQELYGALRAAGVPDRRIHHESFEL; this is encoded by the coding sequence ATGACCACGGTGTACGAACGGCGGGCGGCACCGCCGGTGGCGCCGGCCCCCCGGCGTTCACCGGCGGGCGCGGTGCTCGGGCTGCTGTGGGCCGGAGCGGCGGCCGCAGTCGCCCTCTGGTGGGCGGACACCGGGTCGGTGGTCGGGGCGGCGGGCTGGCTGACCGGGATCGGACGGATCGCCGGGCTGCTGTGCGGGTACTCCTGTGCCGTGCTCGTGGGTCTCATGGCGCGGGTGCCGCTGCTGGAGCGCCGGGTCGGCTCGGACCGGGTGGCGCGCTGGCACGCGATGGCCGGGCGCTACACGGTCTGCCTGCTGGTCGTGCACGTCGTGTTCATCCTGCTCGGGTACGCCGCCCAGGACCGCGCCTCGATCGTGCACGAGGCGGTCACGGTCGTCCTGGACTACCCGGACATGCTCAAGGCGACCTTCGGGGCGGCCGTTCTCTTCGCGGTCGGCATCACCTCCGCGCGGGCCGCGCGGCGCAGGGTGAGTTACGAGTTCTGGTACTACGTCCATCTCCTCACCTACGTCGCCGTGTTCCTCGCCTTCTTCCACCAGCTGTCCCTGGGCAACGAGTTCAACGGCCACGCGGGGGCGACGGACGCCTGGTACGCGCTGTATCTCGGCGTCGCGGCCCTCGTCCTCTGGTACCGGATCCTCGCCCCGGTACGGCTCAACCTGCGGCACCGGCTGCGGGTCGAGTCCGTGCACCGGGAGGCGCCGGGCGTGTACTCCGTCGTCGTACGCGGCCGGCATGTCGACGAACTCGGCGCGCAGGCAGGGCAGTTCTTCCGCTGGCGGTTCTTCGGCGAGGGCATGGGGTGGACGTCGACGCCGTACTCCTTGTCGGCGCCGCCCCGCAGGGACCTGTTGCGGATCACGGTCAAGGCGCTCGGCGACCACAGCGCGGCCGTGCCCTTGCTGCGGCCGGGGGCGCGGGTGTGGGCGGAGGGGCCGTACGGCTCGCTGACCGCCGAACGGCGCACCGCGCAGCGGTCGTTGCTGATCGCGGCCGGGGTCGGGATCACCCCGCTGCGGGCGCTGTTCGAGACGCTGCCGGGTGAGGTGACGTTGCTGTACCGGGCGCGCTCGGCTCAAGACCTGGCGCTGGGCGCCGAGTTGGAGGCCATCGCGCAGTGGCGCGGGGCGAAGGTGTTGTACGCGCTCAACGGGCCGCAGGGGCAACGCCCTTCGCTCGGCGCGACGGCGCTGCGCCAGGCCGTGCCCGATCTCGCCGGGCACGACGTGTACATCTGCGGCCCGCACGCGTTCGCCCAGGAGCTGTACGGGGCACTGCGCGCCGCCGGTGTGCCGGACCGCCGTATCCACCACGAGTCGTTCGAGCTGTGA
- a CDS encoding FMN-binding protein, with protein MHPLKKSRPLRRIVLASAVTASGLVMLLALKPHTAPAIAASPATAPSSSSSSGTGTGSGGSSATGTKTVTGETAQTRWGPVQVKITVKNGKITDVTAVQSPSDNPRDQEINSYALPELRREVLSAQSASIDTVSGATYTSDGYRQSLQSALDSAGL; from the coding sequence GTGCATCCGTTGAAGAAGAGCCGGCCGCTGCGCCGGATCGTGCTGGCGAGCGCGGTCACCGCGTCCGGTCTGGTGATGCTGCTGGCGCTGAAGCCGCACACGGCGCCCGCGATAGCGGCGTCACCCGCGACCGCGCCGTCCAGCAGTTCCAGTTCCGGTACCGGTACGGGGTCCGGCGGTTCGAGCGCCACCGGCACCAAGACCGTCACCGGCGAGACCGCGCAGACCCGTTGGGGTCCCGTGCAGGTGAAGATCACCGTGAAGAACGGCAAGATCACCGATGTCACCGCGGTCCAGTCGCCGTCGGACAATCCGCGCGACCAGGAGATCAACTCCTATGCCCTGCCGGAGCTGAGGCGCGAGGTGCTGTCCGCGCAGAGCGCGAGCATCGACACGGTCTCGGGCGCCACCTACACAAGTGACGGTTACCGCCAGTCACTCCAGTCCGCACTGGACTCCGCGGGACTCTGA
- a CDS encoding ferredoxin reductase family protein — MTTTLAGGRAARRQTMRRIRPRRSPATLLLLAVWAGAVGVLWLWWHNTPSIADQNGKILNAGRITGLLAGYLMALVVLQMARVPALERRVGSDRVARWHAMSGRYTLCLVFAHVFLIMWGYALQAGKTLSDIVQQTIDSVNQLPDMGKAAIGTGLFLLIGLSSIGAVRRRLPYDLWYHVHLLTYAAVFFTFWHQISTGNDFALTPIAKTVWYGLYGSVTALVVWYRILTPIRLNMRHRMRVEAVIEETPGIVSVLISGRKLHRIGAEAGQFFRWRFLAPGMRFSSHPYSLSAAPRPNMLRITVKAIGDHSARLRELRPGTKVWAEGPYGAMTSQRRTRGKVLLVAGGVGITPMRALFETLPGGAGDITLLYRANTTQDLALWDELAKIADERGARLMYAVNSPGGERPDISADSLRRKLPDIDNHDVFMCGPPGFAQSVYEALRGAGVPARRIHHESFEM, encoded by the coding sequence GTGACCACCACGCTCGCAGGCGGACGTGCCGCCCGCCGACAGACGATGCGCCGCATCCGCCCGCGCCGCTCCCCAGCGACCCTGCTGCTGCTCGCCGTCTGGGCGGGCGCGGTCGGGGTGCTGTGGCTGTGGTGGCACAACACGCCGTCCATCGCCGACCAGAACGGCAAGATCCTCAACGCGGGCCGTATCACCGGCCTGTTGGCCGGTTATCTGATGGCACTCGTCGTGCTCCAGATGGCCCGCGTGCCCGCACTGGAGCGCCGGGTCGGCTCCGACCGGGTCGCCCGCTGGCACGCGATGAGCGGTCGCTACACGCTCTGTCTGGTCTTCGCGCACGTCTTCCTCATCATGTGGGGCTACGCCCTCCAGGCGGGCAAGACGCTGAGCGACATCGTCCAGCAGACCATCGACTCGGTGAACCAGCTGCCCGACATGGGCAAGGCCGCGATCGGCACCGGCCTGTTCCTGCTCATCGGCCTCTCGTCGATCGGCGCCGTCCGCCGCAGGCTGCCGTACGACCTGTGGTACCACGTGCATCTGCTGACGTACGCGGCGGTGTTCTTCACCTTCTGGCACCAGATCAGCACCGGCAACGACTTCGCGCTGACGCCGATCGCCAAGACCGTCTGGTACGGGCTGTACGGCTCGGTCACCGCGCTGGTCGTCTGGTACCGGATCCTCACCCCGATCCGCCTCAACATGCGGCACCGGATGCGGGTCGAGGCGGTCATCGAGGAGACGCCCGGCATCGTGTCCGTGCTGATCAGCGGGCGCAAGCTGCACCGGATCGGCGCGGAGGCCGGGCAGTTCTTCCGGTGGCGGTTCCTGGCGCCGGGCATGCGGTTCAGCTCGCACCCGTACTCGCTGTCGGCGGCACCCCGTCCGAACATGCTGCGGATCACGGTCAAGGCGATCGGCGACCACAGCGCCCGGCTGCGCGAACTGCGCCCCGGCACCAAGGTGTGGGCCGAGGGCCCCTACGGCGCGATGACCTCCCAGCGGCGCACCCGCGGCAAGGTGCTGCTGGTCGCGGGCGGCGTCGGCATCACGCCGATGCGGGCCCTGTTCGAGACGCTGCCGGGGGGCGCCGGTGACATCACGCTGCTCTACCGCGCCAACACCACCCAGGACCTGGCGCTCTGGGACGAGCTGGCGAAGATCGCCGACGAGCGCGGCGCCCGCCTGATGTACGCGGTCAACAGCCCCGGCGGGGAGCGCCCCGACATCTCGGCGGACTCCCTGCGCCGGAAGCTGCCGGACATCGACAACCACGACGTCTTCATGTGCGGGCCGCCCGGCTTCGCGCAGTCGGTCTACGAAGCACTGCGCGGCGCCGGGGTTCCCGCCCGCCGTATCCATCACGAGTCGTTCGAGATGTGA
- a CDS encoding FMN-binding protein, protein MKKSHPIRRVLLASAATVSGIVLLLSLKPATDSSSASAQGAGTQGAAAAQESPQGGAAAAGTSTVTGAVAQTQYGVVQVRLTVANGKITKAEAVQAPKGGTSDQKTALSVPKLNQEVVATQSADITSVSGASYTSAGYKQSLQSAIDKMKAAGANTAAPSQSSAAGSGQAAQAKTVTGDVVTTEYGPVQVRITVAGGKITKADAVQAPSGGTSDQKTALAVPKLNQEAVAAGNANIDSVSGASYTSGGYKKSLQSALDKAGG, encoded by the coding sequence ATGAAGAAGAGCCACCCCATCCGGCGTGTTCTGCTTGCGAGCGCCGCCACCGTGTCCGGGATCGTGCTGCTGCTCTCCCTGAAGCCGGCGACCGACTCCTCGTCGGCGTCCGCGCAGGGTGCGGGGACCCAGGGCGCCGCCGCCGCGCAGGAGTCGCCCCAGGGCGGTGCCGCCGCGGCCGGGACCTCGACGGTCACCGGCGCCGTCGCCCAGACCCAGTACGGGGTCGTCCAGGTGCGCCTGACGGTCGCGAACGGCAAGATCACCAAGGCCGAGGCGGTCCAGGCGCCCAAGGGCGGCACCAGCGACCAGAAGACCGCGCTGTCCGTGCCCAAGCTCAACCAGGAGGTCGTGGCCACCCAGAGCGCGGACATCACGTCCGTGTCCGGGGCGAGCTACACCAGCGCCGGCTACAAGCAGTCGCTCCAGTCGGCCATCGACAAGATGAAGGCCGCCGGCGCCAACACGGCCGCCCCGTCCCAGAGTTCGGCCGCCGGGTCGGGTCAGGCCGCCCAGGCCAAGACCGTCACCGGTGATGTCGTGACGACCGAGTACGGGCCCGTCCAGGTCCGGATCACGGTCGCGGGCGGCAAGATCACCAAGGCCGACGCGGTGCAGGCGCCGAGCGGCGGGACCAGCGACCAGAAGACGGCGCTGGCGGTCCCCAAGCTCAACCAGGAGGCCGTCGCCGCAGGGAACGCGAACATCGACTCCGTGTCGGGCGCCTCGTACACGAGCGGCGGCTACAAGAAGTCCCTGCAGTCGGCGCTGGACAAGGCCGGTGGCTGA
- a CDS encoding FAD:protein FMN transferase: protein MADTVTDPAAAPAELRHAEEVMGTVFSFDIRGGEPEAVRTALEQAIAQLHRVNEVFSTYRDDSQVSRLARGELTLAECDAEVAEVLELGAEAERVSAGWFSTTYEGPLDPTGVVKGWAAERAAELIAAAAGVSGVSVNGGGDVQMFGTPGPHRPWRVGVSDPLRPGGLAAVISAAGTDELAVATSGTAERGAHIVDPSTGKSAVTDLVAVTVVAPRLTWADCWATAAFAMGSREGLAWLESLPDVEALLITAGDEVRCTGGLAARLG from the coding sequence GTGGCTGACACGGTGACCGATCCCGCGGCGGCTCCCGCCGAACTGCGGCACGCCGAGGAGGTCATGGGGACGGTGTTCTCCTTCGACATCCGCGGCGGGGAGCCCGAGGCCGTCCGCACCGCGCTGGAGCAGGCGATCGCCCAACTGCACCGCGTGAACGAGGTGTTCAGCACCTACCGCGACGACAGCCAGGTCTCCCGGCTGGCCCGCGGCGAGCTGACCCTGGCCGAGTGTGACGCCGAGGTCGCCGAGGTGCTGGAGCTGGGCGCCGAGGCGGAGCGGGTGAGCGCCGGCTGGTTCAGCACCACGTACGAGGGGCCCCTCGACCCGACCGGCGTCGTGAAGGGCTGGGCCGCCGAGCGCGCGGCCGAGCTGATCGCGGCGGCGGCCGGGGTGAGCGGGGTCAGCGTGAACGGCGGCGGCGACGTCCAGATGTTCGGCACCCCGGGACCGCACCGGCCCTGGCGGGTCGGCGTCTCCGATCCGCTCCGCCCGGGCGGTCTCGCGGCCGTCATCTCGGCCGCGGGCACCGACGAGCTGGCCGTGGCGACCTCCGGTACGGCCGAGCGCGGGGCGCACATCGTGGACCCGTCCACCGGCAAGTCCGCGGTGACCGACCTGGTCGCCGTCACGGTCGTGGCACCGCGTCTGACCTGGGCCGACTGCTGGGCCACGGCCGCGTTCGCGATGGGCTCGCGGGAGGGTCTGGCCTGGCTGGAGTCGCTCCCGGACGTGGAGGCCCTGCTCATCACGGCGGGCGACGAGGTGCGCTGCACCGGCGGCCTGGCGGCCAGACTCGGCTGA
- a CDS encoding arginine repressor: MSQAQEHEHTAGPAVPQTRTARHRRIVDILNRQPVRSQSQLAKLLSDDGLSVTQATLSRDLDELNAVKIRNNDGDLIYAVPSEGGFRTPRVPLGESAKEERMRRLSSELLISAEASANLVVLRTPPGAAQFLASAIDQAELQDILGTIAGDDTLLLISRDPLGGQALADHLLRLAQNDH, from the coding sequence ATGAGTCAGGCGCAGGAGCACGAGCACACCGCGGGGCCCGCCGTGCCGCAGACCCGCACCGCCCGCCACCGCCGGATCGTGGACATCCTCAACCGGCAACCGGTGCGTTCCCAGAGCCAGTTGGCGAAGCTGCTGTCCGACGACGGGCTGAGCGTCACCCAGGCGACGCTCTCCCGGGACCTGGACGAGCTGAACGCGGTGAAGATCCGCAACAACGACGGCGACCTCATCTACGCGGTCCCGAGCGAGGGCGGTTTCCGCACCCCGCGCGTGCCGCTGGGGGAGTCGGCGAAGGAGGAGCGGATGCGGCGGCTCTCCTCCGAGCTGCTGATCTCCGCGGAGGCCTCCGCCAACCTCGTGGTCCTGCGCACCCCGCCGGGCGCCGCCCAGTTCCTCGCGTCGGCGATCGACCAGGCCGAACTCCAGGACATCCTCGGCACGATCGCCGGCGACGACACGCTCCTGCTGATCAGCCGGGACCCGCTCGGCGGCCAGGCACTCGCGGACCATCTGCTGCGGCTGGCGCAGAACGACCACTGA